The uncultured Desulfobacter sp. genomic interval TTGAAAATGGCATGTCGGGTATGAATTCGCCTTTAATGCGAGGTCTTCATGCCTCGGTAAGTACCTTTTCCACAACCACCGGGATGTACGTGGACGGGGTACCGATGCTGTCGGGTGCCGGATTTGAAGCGGGGATTCTGGGCGTGGAACGAATTGAGGTGTTGCGTGGACCCCAGGGGACATTATACGGCAAGAACGCAGAAAACGGGGCAATTAATATTATCACCCGGCAACCGGACAACACGTTCAGAGGAAAATTTTCCCTGAAAGGCGGCTATCTGCTCTCGGCAGAGGCGGGAGACCGGTTGACGGATACCGTTACCTTTGAGGCCCAGGGACCGATTCAAAAAGATAAGCTGTTTTTAGGTGTCGCCGGGCTGTTTGCCCAAAAAGACGGGTATATTGAAAATACCGTCACAGGAGATGCGGTGAATGACAAGGAAAAGTGGTTCGGGCGAGGAACCCTGCGCTGGACACCCACGATGCAGTTCGATCTTTCCTTGATCCTTTCCCGGCTCAAATTCAATGACGGCGCCTTTAATATGACACTGGGAAGTAACGGAGCGGCTCTTTACGGCCTTCCGGCACCGCAGGAACGGCAGGTGTCATCTAATCTTGAAGGAAGCAATGATGCCGGGTCAAACATGCAAGCTCTTAAAATGACGTACGATTTCAGCGAGTCACTCACCTTGACATCGATAAGTTCCCACAGGGTTTACGATGATGAATGCATGCTCGATTATGATTTCAGCAGTAGTACATTACGACATTCCCGGAAGGACAACCAGTATCGGAAGATTTCCCAGGAAATGCGGCTCAACTATGCAAAAAATCGTCTGAAATGGCTTCTGGGTGTATATTACGACGATGATCATAATGATATTAATTATGAAACCGAATCCATCTATCCGACGCTGGCCGGCGTTACCAGCCGCGATCTTGAAGGAGACGCATACGCCGTTTTTGGTAACATATCCTTACCGTTGACAGAACGCCTGAACATATTTTCCGGATTGCGTTACGAAAAACAGAATCTGTCGTTCAGGGACAATCTTGATAAACGGGCTTTTGATGACTCATGGGATGCCGTATCCCCAAGGGTTGGCATCGAATACCATTGTGTTCCCGATTTGATGTTTTATGGCAGTGTGTCAAAGGGCTACCGCTCCGGCGGTTTTAACATGTTCGCAATGGATTCCCGATACTACAGCTATGAGCCTGAATCTTTGTGGAACTATGAGGTGGGTGTTAAGGGGGATTTCTTTGATCACCGGCTTGTGGTGAATGGTGCGCTGTACTACATGGATATATCGGATATGGCAACGGCTACTACACGGTATACAATGATCCGGGAGAAATCGGCGTACAGGTGAACTATCGTTTCTTTTAGGCCCATGGTCCGAATTCAATCCGCCAATTCCCAAAAATGAAAAAG includes:
- a CDS encoding TonB-dependent receptor; its protein translation is MTLGSNGAALYGLPAPQERQVSSNLEGSNDAGSNMQALKMTYDFSESLTLTSISSHRVYDDECMLDYDFSSSTLRHSRKDNQYRKISQEMRLNYAKNRLKWLLGVYYDDDHNDINYETESIYPTLAGVTSRDLEGDAYAVFGNISLPLTERLNIFSGLRYEKQNLSFRDNLDKRAFDDSWDAVSPRVGIEYHCVPDLMFYGSVSKGYRSGGFNMFAMDSRYYSYEPESLWNYEVGVKGDFFDHRLVVNGALYYMDISDMATATTRYTMIREKSAYR